A window from Planococcus maritimus encodes these proteins:
- the recU gene encoding Holliday junction resolvase RecU — translation MAINYPNGKKFSPPKDQPVQKKKKDVSFSNRGKTLEDELNETNSFYLQRGLAVIHKKPVPVQIVRVEYPSRSAAVIREAYFQAPSTTDYNGLWQGRYIDFEAKETEIRTSFPLKNIHEHQVHHMADIIRHGGLAFLIIRFSSLDRYFVLPFETLETYWNRMIAGGRKSMTLAEVEEASVEVKPGAFPRIDYLSVLHQLMT, via the coding sequence ATGGCGATCAATTACCCAAACGGAAAAAAATTTTCTCCGCCAAAAGATCAACCGGTGCAGAAAAAGAAAAAAGATGTATCCTTCAGTAACCGGGGAAAAACACTTGAAGATGAGCTCAATGAAACGAATAGTTTCTATTTGCAGCGTGGCCTTGCCGTTATCCACAAAAAGCCCGTGCCCGTACAAATCGTCCGAGTCGAATACCCGTCACGAAGCGCTGCGGTCATCCGGGAAGCTTATTTCCAAGCTCCGTCGACGACCGATTACAATGGGCTTTGGCAAGGGCGCTATATCGACTTTGAAGCGAAAGAAACGGAAATCCGGACCTCTTTCCCGCTGAAGAACATTCATGAGCATCAAGTGCATCATATGGCAGACATTATCCGCCACGGAGGCCTTGCATTTCTCATCATCCGATTCTCTTCTCTCGACCGTTACTTCGTCTTGCCGTTTGAGACCCTGGAAACATATTGGAACCGCATGATCGCAGGCGGCAGGAAGTCCATGACCTTGGCGGAAGTAGAAGAAGCTTCGGTTGAAGTGAAGCCGGGCGCTTTCCCGAGAATCGATTATTTATCCGTGCTCCATCAGCTAATGACATAG
- a CDS encoding transglycosylase domain-containing protein, with amino-acid sequence MSDKKISREERRKSIERQRKHSNKQKKSGAKTWIKRGFLAIAALAVAGFLFGVVLFAVYASSAPELDEELLRDPISPVFLANDGETEIPYFTAQNREYVEYDDIPKVLEDAILATEDNRFYEHSGIDVIRLGGAVIANVTGGFGSQGASTITQQVIKNSFLSNEKTLKRKAQEAYLAFKLEQEYSKEEIFEMYFNKILMSGNTYGFGTAAQQFFGKPAAELELHEAALLAGMPQSPNRYNPFKNPQAAEERRDVVLNLMEQHEKIDAAQKEEAWSTPVESTLVPEDQRTTTEESTEYTAFMEMVVDELEALEGDYSLDEGLTIYTTLEPYVQERVNETMASDLFFDEDVESAMTIVDTKTGGISAIGAAREYEGDVRRNYATSRDRVIGSTIKPLVSYGPAIEYLDWSTGQTLVDEEYSYSSGQEIRNVDGEFLGPMTARESLYRSRNIPAVKTLEEVGSDNATDFTKKLGLDFGGIFESAALGTPEKQISSVDMAGAFAAFGNNGVFTKPHTIKKIVFRDGSTEEVVSPEPVTAMKDSTAYMVTDMLRDVVDTSIAGSTGKEAAISGLDMAGKTGTSNYSEDKLQEYGLDASSARDVWFAGYTTDYSISVWSGYPDVRTPIDTASDERLLAQRLYKQVMSQISSPETASFQQPESVTEEVIEVGTEPLRLASPFTPWSMRSEELFARGQSPVQYQSDLWQTLTDLLD; translated from the coding sequence GTGAGTGACAAGAAAATATCGCGTGAAGAACGCAGAAAATCAATTGAACGGCAACGAAAGCATTCGAACAAACAAAAGAAATCCGGTGCTAAAACCTGGATCAAGAGAGGATTTTTGGCCATTGCCGCATTAGCGGTTGCCGGATTTTTGTTCGGGGTCGTCTTATTTGCAGTTTATGCGTCCAGTGCGCCCGAGCTCGATGAAGAACTGTTGAGAGACCCGATTAGCCCAGTATTCCTTGCCAATGATGGCGAAACCGAGATTCCTTATTTCACGGCTCAAAATCGTGAATACGTGGAATATGATGATATTCCGAAAGTGTTAGAAGACGCGATTCTGGCAACAGAAGACAACCGTTTCTATGAACACTCTGGAATCGACGTGATTCGCCTCGGCGGTGCGGTTATCGCGAACGTCACCGGCGGCTTTGGATCACAAGGTGCCAGCACCATCACGCAACAGGTCATCAAGAACTCTTTCCTGTCCAATGAAAAAACATTAAAGCGTAAAGCACAGGAAGCCTACTTGGCATTCAAGCTCGAACAAGAATATTCAAAAGAAGAAATTTTCGAGATGTATTTCAACAAAATCCTGATGTCAGGCAACACTTACGGGTTCGGTACAGCGGCACAGCAATTTTTTGGAAAACCAGCGGCGGAACTGGAACTCCACGAAGCCGCATTGCTTGCTGGCATGCCGCAAAGCCCGAACCGCTACAATCCGTTCAAGAACCCGCAAGCCGCTGAAGAGCGCCGCGATGTGGTCTTGAATTTGATGGAACAGCACGAAAAAATCGATGCTGCCCAAAAAGAAGAAGCATGGAGCACGCCAGTCGAATCGACCCTTGTTCCTGAAGATCAGCGTACTACTACAGAAGAAAGCACCGAATATACAGCATTTATGGAAATGGTCGTTGATGAACTCGAAGCGCTCGAAGGCGATTATTCGCTCGATGAAGGCTTAACAATTTATACGACGCTCGAGCCATATGTTCAAGAACGCGTAAATGAAACAATGGCATCGGACCTCTTCTTCGATGAAGATGTTGAATCCGCGATGACGATTGTCGATACGAAAACTGGCGGGATTAGTGCAATTGGAGCTGCCCGTGAATATGAAGGCGATGTGCGCAGAAACTACGCAACTTCTAGAGACCGCGTTATCGGTTCGACAATCAAACCGCTAGTCAGCTACGGACCGGCGATCGAATATTTAGATTGGTCGACTGGACAGACATTGGTCGATGAAGAATATTCCTATAGCAGTGGCCAGGAAATTCGCAACGTTGATGGCGAATTTCTTGGGCCAATGACAGCACGCGAATCCCTATATCGCTCACGCAATATCCCAGCCGTCAAAACTTTGGAAGAAGTCGGATCTGATAACGCTACTGACTTCACTAAAAAACTTGGCTTGGATTTCGGTGGAATTTTCGAGTCGGCTGCACTTGGAACACCCGAGAAACAAATTTCCTCTGTAGACATGGCAGGTGCATTTGCAGCATTCGGCAATAACGGGGTATTTACCAAACCACATACGATCAAGAAAATTGTCTTCCGCGACGGATCCACAGAAGAAGTGGTCTCTCCTGAACCAGTGACAGCGATGAAAGACAGCACCGCTTACATGGTGACGGACATGTTGCGTGATGTCGTTGACACGAGCATTGCTGGTTCAACCGGTAAAGAAGCCGCCATTAGCGGCCTCGACATGGCAGGCAAAACAGGGACATCCAATTATTCTGAAGACAAACTTCAAGAATACGGGCTTGATGCAAGTTCTGCACGGGATGTCTGGTTTGCTGGATATACAACGGATTATTCCATCTCTGTGTGGAGCGGCTATCCTGATGTTCGAACACCAATCGACACCGCTTCAGACGAGCGCTTGCTTGCACAGCGCTTATACAAACAAGTGATGAGCCAAATTTCATCACCGGAAACGGCGAGCTTCCAACAGCCGGAATCCGTGACGGAAGAAGTTATCGAAGTCGGCACAGAGCCACTCCGTTTGGCAAGTCCGTTCACTCCGTGGAGTATGCGTAGTGAAGAATTGTTTGCTAGGGGACAGAGCCCAGTACAATATCAGAGCGATTTGTGGCAGACCCTGACCGACCTTCTGGATTAA
- a CDS encoding DnaD domain-containing protein, protein MKQSDRLQQWIEQGNVTISQLFFQFYRRLKISDEEAIMLLQIHSFQQAGNVFPTPDEIASRMSANQNSVTTMLQKLMQQGYLSIRQETADGMLTETISLQPLWDKLVDCLEVQAQTEKEHTQKEQEGEIFQLFEQEFGRFLSPMEIETISMWMDQDGHTPEVIRMALKEAVIAQKISLRYVDRILFEWKKKNIRTSSQVSRHANSFREKNIRIQPQESTAKKVQFYNWLEERN, encoded by the coding sequence ATGAAACAGTCTGACCGATTGCAGCAATGGATTGAGCAGGGAAATGTGACCATTTCCCAGCTTTTTTTTCAGTTTTACAGACGCTTGAAAATCAGTGACGAAGAAGCGATCATGCTTTTGCAAATCCACTCTTTCCAACAAGCGGGGAACGTGTTTCCGACACCGGATGAAATCGCCTCGCGGATGTCTGCCAACCAGAACAGCGTGACGACAATGCTGCAGAAACTGATGCAGCAAGGCTATTTATCGATTCGCCAGGAAACGGCGGATGGCATGCTGACGGAGACGATCTCGCTTCAGCCTTTATGGGACAAACTCGTAGATTGTCTGGAAGTTCAAGCGCAAACCGAAAAAGAGCATACACAAAAAGAACAGGAAGGCGAGATCTTCCAGCTGTTTGAACAAGAGTTCGGGCGTTTTCTATCACCGATGGAAATCGAAACAATTTCCATGTGGATGGACCAGGACGGCCATACACCTGAAGTCATACGAATGGCTTTAAAAGAAGCCGTCATCGCACAGAAAATCAGCTTGCGCTATGTCGACCGCATCTTGTTTGAGTGGAAGAAAAAGAATATCCGGACGTCTAGCCAAGTATCGCGGCATGCGAATTCGTTCCGCGAAAAAAATATTCGCATCCAGCCGCAGGAAAGCACTGCGAAAAAAGTGCAATTCTATAATTGGCTGGAAGAGCGAAATTAG
- a CDS encoding ribonuclease H-like domain-containing protein codes for MSFENKLMQMKGMLNKKPAAKKAQTAPVRPAHEEQWKEIGLTLKENKFGFVYEKKIEYPLNYCHGNVVIGELDRVLNAWQDTDYEHPFKLTEQAPLLFFDTETTGLGGTGAYIFLLGVLERKADSFEMTQWIMPDPSQEAAFLYESNLWQAEDSVIFSYNGKSFDWPQLHSRWTMHRGILPKLPDPHQLDLFHGTKRIWKNELQRLKLSVIEEEKLGFARSGDVPGYLIPAIYLDAVKSGFPEGLAKVLYHNELDILSLVSLYIRSSDLLMEDLSSESSGAYTNIGKWYADLKQFDQSAAYLEHVTLERGAAGALARFLLAVQKKRKGEHAEALQLFKEAAPHLRGPLEVEAWVHLAKLHEHQFKDLDQALVMTGFAKEAASHTKVRKSITDDLIKREWRLEEKKRKKAAESTVHRTR; via the coding sequence ATGTCTTTTGAAAACAAGCTGATGCAGATGAAAGGCATGCTGAACAAAAAACCGGCAGCAAAAAAAGCGCAAACGGCTCCCGTACGCCCGGCTCACGAAGAGCAATGGAAAGAAATTGGCTTAACCTTAAAAGAAAATAAATTCGGCTTTGTCTATGAGAAAAAAATAGAGTACCCGCTCAATTACTGCCATGGCAACGTCGTAATCGGTGAACTCGACCGTGTGCTTAACGCTTGGCAAGATACCGATTACGAGCATCCATTTAAACTTACGGAACAAGCGCCTTTGCTGTTTTTTGATACGGAAACGACAGGCCTCGGAGGGACGGGTGCGTATATTTTCTTGCTCGGTGTGTTGGAAAGAAAAGCGGACAGTTTTGAAATGACCCAATGGATCATGCCGGATCCTTCCCAGGAAGCTGCATTCCTTTATGAATCGAATTTGTGGCAAGCGGAGGACTCCGTGATTTTCTCCTATAATGGCAAAAGTTTCGACTGGCCGCAGCTTCATTCGCGATGGACCATGCACCGGGGCATATTGCCGAAGTTGCCGGACCCTCACCAGCTCGATTTGTTCCACGGGACGAAACGGATCTGGAAAAATGAATTGCAGCGGCTCAAGCTCAGCGTTATCGAAGAAGAGAAGCTTGGATTCGCCCGCAGCGGGGATGTGCCGGGATATTTGATCCCTGCGATCTATCTTGATGCGGTCAAAAGCGGATTTCCAGAAGGGTTGGCGAAAGTGCTGTACCATAATGAACTGGACATCCTTTCGCTCGTGTCGCTTTATATCCGCTCTTCCGATTTGCTGATGGAGGATCTCTCGAGCGAATCGAGCGGTGCTTATACGAACATCGGCAAATGGTATGCGGATTTGAAGCAATTCGACCAAAGTGCGGCTTATCTTGAGCATGTCACATTGGAACGGGGAGCTGCAGGGGCACTGGCTCGCTTTTTGCTGGCGGTACAGAAAAAACGCAAAGGTGAACATGCGGAAGCGCTTCAATTGTTTAAAGAAGCGGCGCCTCATCTGCGTGGACCTTTGGAAGTAGAAGCATGGGTGCATTTGGCGAAACTTCATGAACACCAGTTTAAAGACCTTGACCAGGCACTTGTCATGACTGGATTTGCTAAAGAAGCAGCCAGTCACACAAAAGTTCGAAAGTCGATAACCGACGATTTGATTAAACGCGAATGGCGGCTGGAAGAGAAAAAACGAAAAAAAGCCGCTGAATCTACGGTTCACAGAACACGATAA
- a CDS encoding YpoC family protein, with product MMLSRKSIDQAISPFYNDWAILSSELKVCIGQEASDCHTLISQGCEIYEALQEILNGLFGSLAPSPLNESERLEFVKNSRSTHAASRQLEQLFGELKKKIARTKVGYPAE from the coding sequence ATGATGCTGTCACGGAAGTCAATTGACCAAGCAATTTCGCCGTTCTATAATGATTGGGCTATTTTATCTAGTGAGTTGAAAGTGTGCATCGGGCAAGAGGCGAGTGATTGTCACACGCTTATTAGCCAAGGCTGCGAAATTTACGAAGCGTTGCAAGAAATCTTAAATGGCTTGTTTGGAAGTTTGGCACCGTCCCCTTTGAATGAAAGCGAGCGGCTAGAGTTTGTAAAAAACTCCAGGAGTACACACGCCGCCTCACGTCAACTAGAGCAATTATTCGGGGAGCTCAAGAAAAAAATAGCACGTACAAAAGTTGGCTACCCAGCCGAATAA
- a CDS encoding YppE family protein produces the protein MDLKQLSTKLYEECDMCLSRFKKMRELDADPDFFQDVKPYADKWHAAIEEWKDASLLFIRNERPKYVHKLQIDNAAEGMGQVFVQSFYKDTSKKRFVQTIQAAQYTIQTLLTAIDEKGDEKQ, from the coding sequence ATGGACCTCAAGCAATTATCAACCAAACTATACGAAGAATGCGATATGTGTCTTTCACGTTTTAAGAAAATGCGTGAGCTGGACGCAGATCCTGATTTTTTTCAAGACGTTAAACCGTATGCCGATAAATGGCATGCTGCCATAGAGGAATGGAAAGATGCTTCGTTACTATTTATTCGCAACGAACGGCCGAAATACGTCCATAAGCTGCAAATCGATAATGCAGCGGAAGGCATGGGGCAAGTTTTCGTGCAAAGTTTCTATAAGGATACGAGCAAAAAGCGTTTTGTCCAAACGATACAAGCGGCTCAGTATACGATACAGACTTTGCTGACAGCGATAGATGAAAAAGGCGATGAGAAACAATGA
- the asnS gene encoding asparagine--tRNA ligase produces MKKITIAEMAKHNGQTIKLGAWVANKRSSGKIAFLQLRDGSGFVQGVVVKAEAGEEIFAKAKALTQETSLYVTGEVKEDERSAFGYELAITDIEVIHEAKDFPITPKEHGTEFLMDNRHLWLRSRKQHAIMKIRNEIIRATYEFFNDNGFVKVDPPILTGSSPEGTSELFATKYFDEDAYLSQSGQLYMEAAAMALGKVFSFGPTFRAEKSKTRRHLIEFWMIEPEMAFVEHAESLEVQEQYVSHIVQSVLKNCQLELERLGRDTSKLEKIQAPFPRVTYDEAIKWLNDNGFDDIKWGEDFGAPHETALAESYDMPIFITHYPIGIKPFYMQPHPERDDVVLCADMIAPEGYGEIIGGSERIHEYELMKQRIQEHNLDEAAYEWYLDLSKYGAVPHSGFGLGLERTVAWISGAEHVRESIPFPRLLNRLYP; encoded by the coding sequence ATGAAAAAAATCACTATCGCCGAAATGGCAAAACATAACGGACAAACCATTAAACTTGGCGCATGGGTCGCTAACAAGCGCTCAAGCGGTAAAATCGCCTTTCTTCAATTACGTGATGGCTCAGGATTTGTACAAGGAGTTGTCGTCAAAGCAGAAGCGGGCGAGGAAATCTTTGCCAAAGCGAAAGCATTGACTCAAGAAACTTCCTTGTATGTAACAGGTGAAGTAAAAGAAGACGAACGCTCAGCTTTTGGCTATGAGTTAGCAATTACAGATATTGAAGTGATCCATGAAGCAAAAGATTTCCCAATTACGCCGAAAGAACACGGCACTGAATTCTTGATGGACAATCGTCATTTGTGGCTGCGTTCAAGAAAACAGCATGCCATCATGAAAATCCGCAATGAAATCATCCGTGCCACTTATGAATTCTTTAATGACAATGGCTTTGTCAAAGTGGATCCGCCGATTTTAACGGGATCGTCTCCGGAAGGCACATCGGAATTGTTTGCGACGAAATACTTCGATGAAGATGCTTATTTGTCGCAATCCGGCCAGCTTTACATGGAAGCCGCCGCAATGGCACTTGGGAAAGTATTCTCATTCGGCCCGACATTCCGCGCAGAAAAATCGAAAACCCGCCGTCACTTGATCGAATTCTGGATGATCGAGCCGGAAATGGCGTTTGTGGAACACGCTGAGAGCTTGGAAGTCCAAGAGCAATATGTGTCACATATCGTGCAATCGGTCTTGAAAAATTGCCAGCTTGAACTAGAGCGCCTAGGCCGGGATACATCGAAACTGGAGAAAATCCAAGCGCCATTCCCGCGCGTCACCTACGACGAAGCGATCAAATGGCTCAACGACAATGGATTCGATGACATCAAATGGGGCGAAGATTTTGGGGCACCACATGAAACGGCATTGGCAGAAAGCTACGATATGCCGATCTTCATCACCCATTACCCAATTGGCATCAAACCGTTTTACATGCAGCCGCACCCAGAGCGCGACGACGTCGTTCTATGCGCTGATATGATTGCGCCGGAAGGCTACGGGGAAATCATTGGGGGCTCTGAACGGATTCATGAGTACGAATTAATGAAACAACGCATCCAAGAGCATAATCTGGATGAAGCCGCCTACGAATGGTATTTGGACCTTAGCAAATACGGCGCAGTGCCCCATTCCGGATTTGGCCTGGGCCTTGAACGCACAGTCGCTTGGATCAGCGGGGCAGAACATGTTCGTGAGTCGATTCCATTCCCGCGTTTGTTGAACCGTCTGTACCCATAA
- the nth gene encoding endonuclease III: MMTKKEWLACLEEMDHMFPDAHCELIHRNPFDLVIAVLLSAQCTDKLVNKVTANLFEKYHTPEDYLSVPLEELQQDIRSIGLFRNKAKNIQALSRILIDQHEGRVPEDRDVLMTLPGVGRKTANVVVSVAFNKPALAVDTHVERVSKRLGLCRWKDSPLQVEETIMKKTPAEDWSKTHHQIIFFGRYHCKAQNPGCHVCPLFDRCREGKKRDKKGLVKHDAVTEVN; the protein is encoded by the coding sequence ATGATGACGAAAAAGGAATGGCTCGCTTGTCTGGAAGAAATGGACCATATGTTTCCGGATGCCCATTGTGAATTGATCCACCGCAATCCTTTCGATTTGGTCATTGCGGTCTTGCTATCCGCGCAATGTACCGACAAGCTCGTCAATAAAGTGACGGCGAATCTTTTTGAGAAATACCATACACCGGAAGATTATCTATCGGTTCCTTTGGAAGAATTGCAGCAGGATATCCGTTCGATTGGCTTGTTCCGCAATAAGGCGAAAAATATACAGGCACTCAGCCGCATATTGATTGACCAGCATGAGGGGCGTGTGCCGGAAGACCGGGATGTATTGATGACCTTGCCAGGTGTTGGGCGAAAGACTGCCAATGTGGTTGTCTCTGTCGCTTTCAACAAGCCGGCACTAGCCGTTGACACCCACGTTGAACGGGTGTCAAAACGCCTTGGTCTATGCCGTTGGAAAGATTCTCCGCTGCAAGTAGAAGAAACCATTATGAAAAAGACCCCTGCGGAAGATTGGTCGAAAACCCATCATCAAATTATTTTTTTCGGTCGCTATCACTGCAAAGCGCAGAATCCGGGCTGTCACGTATGTCCGTTATTTGATCGCTGCCGAGAAGGAAAAAAACGTGATAAAAAAGGACTTGTGAAACATGATGCTGTCACGGAAGTCAATTGA
- a CDS encoding DEAD/DEAH box helicase yields the protein MRIKKTIPEILAEWKVEPEMMERIYHWHTKPEKPASYADFPEAMHESLKRALRKKGIEQLYTHQRQAFDLAQSGQSFTAVTPTASGKSYCYHLPVLHKILNDPNARALYLFPTKALAQDQKSDLHDLIEKTEQSILSYTYDGDTSPSIRTKVRKAGQIVMTNPDMLHSGILPHHTKWVSLFENLHYIVIDELHTYKGVFGTHVAHVIRRLKRICNFYGSDPVFICTSATIANPKQLAESLTNTAHELIDQNGAPAGKKHILFYNPPIVHPTFGVRRSAVLEVRDLATYLVKQGVQTIVFAKSRVRVEMLVTYLNEITKYKLQDESIKGYRGGYLPSERRAIEKGLRDGSIQCVVSTNALELGVDIGQLQACIMTGYPGNIASAWQQAGRAGRRQDESLVVYVAQSTALDQYIINHPEYLLDQSPEEARIHPENIIILMDHLKCASFELPFSTDDMYGEFDVQSLLEYLQEEGVLVRTSDRWHWMSDRFPAHDISLRSATQENVVIVDQSVPADTRVIGEMDRFSAMTLLHEEAIYLHQGTQFQVEILDWEEKKAYVREVDVDYFTDANLAIELKVISEDKNRKLHQSNVFYGDVAVLAMPTIFKKIRFDTHDNIGSGPISLPAEELHTSSTWLSFDKPADFSDSDLSDMMTGAAYAIESFIPIFVQCDRRDVHVVPQVKSPHNDQPSFFIHDSYPGGIGISERIYDLWQPLLEKARQHVTECPCFDGCPACIGAQDAAMDMKGRVIELLVELEKEG from the coding sequence ATGAGAATCAAAAAGACCATACCGGAAATCCTTGCAGAATGGAAAGTGGAACCGGAGATGATGGAACGTATTTACCATTGGCACACAAAGCCTGAGAAACCGGCAAGTTACGCCGATTTCCCGGAAGCGATGCACGAGAGCCTGAAACGGGCACTTCGCAAAAAAGGCATCGAACAATTGTATACCCATCAACGCCAGGCGTTTGACTTGGCGCAGTCCGGCCAGTCGTTCACGGCCGTCACGCCAACTGCGTCCGGAAAATCTTATTGCTATCATTTACCGGTGCTGCACAAGATTTTGAATGATCCAAACGCACGCGCCTTGTACTTATTTCCGACCAAAGCATTGGCGCAAGACCAGAAAAGCGATTTACATGATTTGATCGAAAAAACCGAGCAGTCGATCCTGTCCTATACCTATGATGGGGACACGTCTCCATCGATCCGGACGAAAGTACGCAAAGCGGGGCAAATCGTCATGACCAATCCAGACATGCTGCATTCCGGGATTTTGCCCCATCACACGAAATGGGTGTCTCTTTTTGAGAACCTTCATTATATAGTGATCGATGAGCTTCATACGTATAAAGGCGTATTCGGCACTCATGTTGCGCATGTCATCCGTCGCCTCAAGCGCATTTGCAACTTTTATGGCAGCGACCCGGTCTTTATCTGTACGTCAGCAACAATTGCCAATCCGAAGCAGCTGGCTGAAAGTTTGACCAATACCGCCCATGAGCTGATCGACCAGAACGGCGCGCCAGCTGGCAAAAAACATATCCTGTTTTATAATCCGCCGATCGTCCATCCGACGTTCGGTGTCCGTCGCAGTGCCGTACTTGAAGTGAGGGATTTGGCAACTTACCTCGTCAAGCAAGGCGTCCAAACGATTGTTTTTGCTAAATCACGCGTACGCGTGGAAATGCTGGTAACTTATTTAAACGAAATTACCAAATATAAGTTGCAGGATGAATCGATTAAAGGCTACCGTGGCGGTTATTTGCCATCCGAACGCCGCGCCATCGAAAAAGGCTTGCGCGATGGCTCTATTCAATGCGTCGTTTCGACCAATGCGCTCGAACTCGGCGTCGATATTGGCCAATTGCAAGCGTGCATCATGACCGGCTATCCTGGCAATATCGCGAGCGCTTGGCAACAGGCAGGGCGTGCCGGCAGACGCCAAGACGAATCGCTCGTTGTCTATGTCGCCCAGTCAACGGCACTCGACCAGTACATCATCAATCATCCGGAATATTTGCTCGACCAATCGCCGGAAGAAGCGCGCATTCATCCGGAAAATATTATTATCCTAATGGATCATTTAAAATGCGCCTCGTTCGAATTGCCGTTTTCGACAGACGATATGTACGGCGAATTTGATGTCCAGTCTTTACTTGAATACCTTCAAGAAGAAGGCGTTCTCGTCCGGACGTCCGACCGTTGGCATTGGATGAGCGACCGCTTTCCGGCGCACGATATATCCTTGCGCTCTGCGACACAGGAAAATGTTGTTATCGTCGACCAATCAGTGCCAGCTGACACGCGAGTTATCGGCGAGATGGATCGCTTCAGCGCCATGACGCTTTTACACGAAGAAGCCATTTATCTTCACCAAGGCACCCAGTTTCAAGTAGAGATTTTGGATTGGGAAGAGAAAAAAGCGTATGTGCGCGAGGTGGATGTCGATTACTTTACCGACGCGAACCTCGCGATTGAATTGAAAGTCATCAGCGAAGACAAAAACCGCAAGCTTCATCAGTCGAATGTATTCTACGGCGATGTAGCGGTGCTTGCCATGCCGACAATCTTCAAGAAAATCCGCTTTGATACGCATGACAATATCGGCTCAGGACCGATATCACTGCCAGCCGAAGAATTGCATACGTCTTCGACTTGGCTTAGTTTTGACAAGCCTGCTGATTTCAGCGATTCCGATCTATCAGACATGATGACCGGTGCGGCTTACGCTATCGAAAGCTTTATCCCGATATTCGTGCAATGCGACCGGCGGGATGTCCATGTCGTGCCGCAAGTGAAATCACCGCATAATGACCAGCCGTCGTTTTTCATCCATGACTCATACCCAGGCGGCATTGGCATCAGCGAGCGCATTTATGATTTGTGGCAACCGCTGCTCGAAAAAGCACGGCAACACGTTACGGAATGCCCATGCTTCGATGGCTGCCCGGCATGTATCGGGGCGCAGGACGCAGCGATGGATATGAAAGGGCGCGTCATTGAATTGCTTGTGGAATTGGAGAAAGAGGGGTGA